The Vitis vinifera cultivar Pinot Noir 40024 chromosome 8, ASM3070453v1 genome segment CGATTCAATTGCAGTTCAACCGTAGATTCAACCAATGAACCATAAACCGGTAATTTTTTCGATTAAATGACCAGTcccattatgaaaatattgtatAATATTCCATCCATTTAAAACATATGTTAATGGCCTGGTGACTCTGGAATgagttttttcttaattttttattttgattcactCTAAATGTATCTCATTCCATTGGTTCAAAAATGTGAGTGTGGTACTAAAAAGTACCCTACAAACTAGTTCAGACCATTTGCAAATAACATTTCAAATTTAGATTTGTAGAAAGTTACCCATAACTTTTCTTATCCAATCATCGAGTAGTAATTTTCAAGATTAATCCAATTGATTGTTAGAATTCAAGTTCCCTTACCAAGTTCAATCCAaatctattttctaaaaaagtttccatttagtaaaaatatatgtttgagTTGCCCAGGTTAGTCGGATTTGCAACTATTGTTTAAACCTAACATCAATCTTTTACCAATacattgaaatttatttaaaaataaaaaaactatttataatctatttaaCTAGAAGTTTAAATGAATCGAAAACAAATACAAATGATTTGAGAGTGAGGGGGCAGTTTGTAAGAGGACCCTTTTGGTCTCATCCAAAGTAATGAATTCCATATTGGTAGGCCTTCTGCTTCCCTCGTTTTCTTCCCAACTACCAGCCCCTCCTCACCAAACATTATCACTGCATTTGTCGATGTCCAACTTGGGTGTGGAGACTTGCAAGGAAATTAATTACTACATAAAATGTGGTGAAGTTTCGTAGAATAATTGTAACAATAGCTTAGCTTGATAGGGTTTATTGGAGAGGACACATAGCAATGACTTgggaaattttagaaaatgatggGATTATAATGATGCCCAATCGAGGAAGTAAAAATACTTGGTattaaaagctaaaaggataGATGAAATGTTTATTAGAAGACTTTGAGGTCTTCTTGCTCAAGTCAATAAGCTAAGTCTTCTTTAAGACTTGAGCAAGAGTACTACATGTTCTCTTTTCCACAACCACTCCTGTCACTGTCACAACTAAATTTCATGACGCTTCCTACCGAAGTATCGAAGTCGAGGTGCACCAAGACTTCAGTTTCAGTGTGAATACCTTTCCCCACGAAGAGATGTAATGAAGCAACTTTATAAATCATTGTGAAGTTTCTACGTAATTATAACTATATTTATAGTTATTACGATTAAAATTAATAGATGGAAACAAAAAAGTTCGGCATATTGTTTGGAATAGAGAAAAGTCTTGGCAATGAAGGCCACCTTTTCCGTGGTCCTGGAAATGTTGTGTTAATTCATGATCGGTTCCTAAAGGAAAATTCTGACAAAATCGTTAGAGAAAAAAGTGTAAGAAAATGATGAATTGTGATGTGACTTGAAATGGAGTAGATAGGAGGAAACAAGGAAGGAAAAATCGAAGAAGTAAATATCATTAAGTAATGAAATCACCGAATTGGTTGGTATGAATAAGATAAACAGGAAAAATCTGtactatatatatttagaaTGCTGTGGTGTTTATGTATAACTAGAacccccttttttttcctcttctaaaTCATATTGAACATGATTTGTTGTAGCAGTATCTCCCTGCTGCTTCCATTGAGAATTCAGCTGTTTTCATGGCTTTATTTCTTGCCTTTATATTCAATCTTTTTCGGTATCCATGTTGCTTTCGTGTCCGGCGAATGTCTCATATGCCGGGAGGATCAGATGTCTTTGTTGCTGCAACTGAAGAACACCCTCAAATTCAATGCTGCTGCATCAAGTAATCTAGTTTCCTGGAATCCGAGCACAGATTGCTGTTCTTGGAGAGGTTTAACCTGGGATGCCACTGGTCATGTTGTCGCTCTTGATCTCAGTAGCCAATCAATTTCTGGTGGATTCAGTAGCTCCAGTAGCATTTTCAGTCTACAACATCTCCAGAGCTTGAATTTGGCTAACAACACCTTCTACTCCTCTCAGATTCCATCAGGATTCCACAAGCTTGTTAACTTGACTTACCTGAATTTGTCGAATTCCGGCTTTTCTGGGCAGATTCCAATCGAGATTTCACTGTTGACAAGGTTAGTAACAATTGATTTCTCTACCCTTTATTACATCCCTGGAGCTCCTACATTGAAACTTGAGAACCCAAATCTGACAACGCTGGTTCAGAACCTCAATGAGCTCAGAGAACTCCATCTTAATGGTGTAAACATATCGGCCGAGGGGAAGGATTGGTGCCAGGCATTATCATCTTCAGTGTCTAAACTGCAAGTGCTGAGCTTGTCCAACAGTTTTCTTTCTGGTCCTATTGATTCTTCTCTGAAGAAGCTTCAATCCCTCACGAGGATTCATCTGGATAACAACAATTTTTCTGCTCCAGTTCCACATCTCTTTGcaaatttctcaaatttgatTCACTTGCAGCTCAGTTCTTGTGGATTATATGGAACATTTCCAGAAAAGATCTTTCAGTTACGGACCCTCAAAATTCTTGATTTGTCAAATAACAAGGTACTTGAGGGTTCTTTGCCAGAATTCCCTCTGAATGGATCTCTAGAAACCTTGGTGCTCAGTGATACAGAATTTTCAGGGGAAGTACCCAACTCCATAGGCAATCTCAAGAGGTTGACTGGAATAGAGCTTGCGCGGTGCAATTTCAGTGGTTCAATCCCAAAGGCGATGACAGACCTTACTCAATTGGTTAACTTGGACTTCTCTCATAATAACTTCTCTGGTCCAATCCCATCTTTCAGTTTCTCCAGGAATCTCACCCAAATAAACGTTTCTCATAATTATTTAGCAGGTCAGATTCCTTCCTCTCACTGGGATGGTCTTGTGAGTCTAGTGACTCTTGACTTATCTGGTAATGGTTTCACAGGGCAAATCCCATCATCACTAGGACAGCTCCGACAGCTTGAGTCATTAGACCTCTCACTGAACAAGCTGAGCGGGGAGATCCCTACACAGCTCACTACCCTTAGTTCCCTTTCATTCCTGAACCTCTCATTCAATCAATTAGTGGGAAGCATCCCAAAAGGTGGTAAATTTCTAAGGTTTTCAGAAAATTCTTTCGTGGGTAACAGAGGATTATGCGGCTCCCCCCTAAATGCAAGTTGCGAAGATGCTACACCACCGACGTCTGAGGAGATTCAGTGGAAATATATAGCTCCTGAACTTGGATTTGTGACAGGGTTGGGAATTGTGTATTGGCCTCTATTGTTGTGCAAGAGATGGAGGAAATGTTACTACAAACATGTTGATGGAATTCTTTCAAGGATTCTCCATAACCAAGACCAAGGAAGACAAAGTTGTGGAAGAAGAGCTCACAGAATTCGGCGGCGGAGAATGTAGCAGTGGCGCAGAGGGATGTAGCTACTCATCAAGAGTCTTATCTGTTATCCATTTTGATCTCCATTATCACCAACAATAGAAActgaacatatatatatatatatatatatatatatatatatatatatatatatatatcaatccTGAAAACATGTCATGATCTCCAGATAGGGAATCAACGAACCTGAGTCCGTTTTGCTTTTCGTTTTGAACAAGGTGTGGATCTTCTAAGGTTGTGGAGGGTACCACCTCTTACTGAATTCTCTCTGACGATGGGAGCGGGAGAGAAACGAGTCTATTCTTATTTCAAAATGATGTGATGAATTTGAACAGACACTTAATCTTTGGATTTATACCCtttgccttagggaccataccctttgACTATTGGGTCTCAcgagtcttaggcccatcatgtGATGGCAATGGGCTTTACACATAAGGTGGTTCATACTATGGAAAACCGATACAAAGTAAATATCAAAAGGCGAATAGCTTAGTCATGTACCATTGTTAAACATGTGTGAGTCCATATCTTAACATTATCTACATCAATGCAATCCTCTGTTTGATGAAAGAAACATTAAAAAGGGGTCCCTTATTGAATGGGCCTTCATTTAGTGTGTTAAATGTCATTAAGTGAAtgcataattttatatttagaaaatgtCATGGTGAAGATTTTTGACAATCATAGGAATTAGATTTTCAAAGTAACATTATTCTTACCTTTTAGTGATCCAATATCAAGGGGATTctctaaaatattatataaataaaaagtttttatttaacaaagaatttaattttcaaaccacTCCATGAA includes the following:
- the LOC100247292 gene encoding receptor-like protein Cf-9; its protein translation is MICCSSISLLLPLRIQLFSWLYFLPLYSIFFGIHVAFVSGECLICREDQMSLLLQLKNTLKFNAAASSNLVSWNPSTDCCSWRGLTWDATGHVVALDLSSQSISGGFSSSSSIFSLQHLQSLNLANNTFYSSQIPSGFHKLVNLTYLNLSNSGFSGQIPIEISLLTRLVTIDFSTLYYIPGAPTLKLENPNLTTLVQNLNELRELHLNGVNISAEGKDWCQALSSSVSKLQVLSLSNSFLSGPIDSSLKKLQSLTRIHLDNNNFSAPVPHLFANFSNLIHLQLSSCGLYGTFPEKIFQLRTLKILDLSNNKVLEGSLPEFPLNGSLETLVLSDTEFSGEVPNSIGNLKRLTGIELARCNFSGSIPKAMTDLTQLVNLDFSHNNFSGPIPSFSFSRNLTQINVSHNYLAGQIPSSLGQLRQLESLDLSLNKLSGEIPTQLTTLSSLSFLNLSFNQLVGSIPKGGKFLRFSENSFVGNRGLCGSPLNASCEDATPPTSEEIQWKYIAPELGFVTGLGIVYWPLLLCKRWRKCYYKHVDGILSRILHNQDQGRQSCGRRAHRIRRRRM